In a single window of the Planctomycetia bacterium genome:
- a CDS encoding HEAT repeat domain-containing protein, whose product MSDSPPPHSPAPKSSIQSSGYSARFYLILAAMVVAFLVVVLQRNSIRARYWAYQLKQTDDFAEQAYYIACLASIGDAATESVESLVWDSRNEVRMLAIPASQGLTPRIRHELVLYALILDDDEELQASAATAIALSHWKPGEQFLIAISQSPSESTACAAAGGLSRIDSAAAVDALCSIIQTHKSPKVRAQAVESLAGHLQPSLVNRDAMTGKLDPISVMVQALGDSGEFTGKLAAEREIETVSSAVTARKGLRVATSAPSASAARTVASVAAGVLTDLTGETIEPIPADFAAPSRLVERCKSLIAQRRPRLPTTLPGP is encoded by the coding sequence ATGTCCGACTCGCCCCCGCCCCACTCTCCTGCGCCGAAGTCGTCGATCCAATCCTCGGGATACAGCGCGCGCTTCTACCTGATCCTCGCCGCCATGGTCGTGGCATTTCTCGTTGTCGTCTTACAGCGAAACAGCATCCGGGCGCGCTACTGGGCCTACCAACTCAAACAGACCGACGACTTCGCCGAACAGGCCTACTACATCGCCTGCCTCGCGAGTATCGGTGACGCCGCGACCGAAAGCGTGGAATCTCTTGTATGGGATTCTCGCAATGAAGTTCGAATGCTCGCGATCCCCGCTTCCCAGGGATTGACGCCACGCATTCGCCACGAGTTGGTCCTGTACGCACTCATCCTCGACGACGATGAGGAACTTCAGGCATCAGCGGCTACTGCCATTGCCCTGTCCCACTGGAAACCGGGTGAGCAGTTTCTGATCGCGATTAGCCAATCTCCGTCAGAATCCACGGCTTGTGCCGCGGCCGGTGGACTCAGCCGGATCGACTCGGCCGCCGCCGTCGATGCGCTGTGTTCGATCATTCAGACACATAAATCACCGAAGGTGCGAGCCCAGGCCGTGGAATCACTGGCTGGCCACCTTCAACCGTCGCTGGTCAACCGAGATGCCATGACGGGAAAACTTGATCCGATCAGCGTCATGGTTCAGGCACTTGGCGACAGCGGCGAATTCACGGGGAAGCTGGCGGCGGAGAGAGAGATCGAAACCGTCTCATCCGCAGTCACTGCCCGCAAGGGTCTCCGCGTGGCCACCTCAGCCCCATCCGCCTCCGCCGCTCGCACGGTCGCATCCGTCGCGGCCGGCGTCCTGACGGATCTCACCGGCGAAACCATCGAACCCATTCCGGCCGATTTCGCCGCACCATCCCGACTGGTCGAACGGTGCAAGTCCCTTATCGCCCAGCGTCGCCCGCGTCTTCCGACGACGCTGCCTGGGCCGTAG
- a CDS encoding EF-hand domain-containing protein, whose amino-acid sequence MAAKKIMFMTLGVGVIFAAGTWVKRAAGSASTEVIAVTSDNGAQQPPAHRAGPDDRPLGPPDGAERGARGDGRRGEGQRGVGRRFGRGGGGRGDGARGGFGLESKIMDVVLEVVGDIGPEREAQLRTRLRDVLKDAVRRHQSRDDGEGRGLGRGGRRDSVPGAGPLDGRRGDIGVFSDAPPPPPPPSDPNWDADARPNDERDRAERPRGERRQGDGVRGPRAGGHRFERFFARFDEDGNGKVSRDEFPGRPERFDRLDLNRDGEIDRDEFAEAMQPGEPRK is encoded by the coding sequence ATGGCAGCCAAAAAAATCATGTTCATGACGCTTGGAGTCGGCGTGATCTTCGCAGCAGGCACCTGGGTCAAACGCGCCGCGGGCAGCGCTTCAACGGAAGTGATCGCCGTCACATCAGACAACGGCGCCCAGCAGCCGCCGGCGCATCGAGCGGGACCGGATGATCGCCCGCTTGGACCACCGGATGGTGCGGAGCGTGGAGCGCGAGGCGACGGTCGACGCGGTGAGGGACAGCGCGGCGTGGGCAGACGATTCGGCCGCGGCGGCGGAGGCAGGGGCGATGGCGCGAGGGGCGGCTTCGGCCTGGAATCAAAGATCATGGACGTGGTCCTTGAAGTTGTCGGCGACATCGGGCCGGAGCGCGAGGCGCAGCTTCGAACTCGTCTTCGCGACGTATTGAAAGATGCGGTTCGGCGACATCAAAGCCGAGACGATGGCGAAGGGCGCGGCCTCGGTCGCGGTGGCCGGCGCGATTCGGTGCCGGGCGCAGGGCCGTTGGATGGACGCCGCGGCGATATCGGGGTGTTCAGTGACGCACCGCCGCCACCACCTCCTCCTTCCGATCCGAATTGGGACGCCGATGCTCGCCCGAACGATGAGCGCGATCGGGCGGAGCGACCACGCGGCGAACGCAGGCAGGGTGATGGTGTGCGAGGACCGCGCGCAGGCGGTCACCGGTTCGAGCGATTTTTTGCCAGGTTCGATGAGGATGGGAACGGAAAGGTATCGCGCGACGAGTTCCCCGGCCGACCGGAGCGATTCGACCGGCTCGACCTCAATCGCGACGGAGAAATAGACCGGGACGAATTTGCCGAAGCGATGCAGCCCGGTGAGCCGCGAAAGTAA
- a CDS encoding oligosaccharyl transferase, archaeosortase A system-associated, translated as MPRDQEDIAPAIPTRLIRNRLTWAVALVVTCVACFLLRTQALHQFIFPAEGVVNLQDNDPWYHLRLLEHQIPNFPHRLGHDPFLIHPGGSGVPVGPFFDLSLAAAIRLFAGASPSQHTIETAAAYYPPILAVLVCIVTFFAGAVIFNRWAGLIAAATIAVIPGPFFIRSALGFYDHHVMEVLLSTLVLLLLVIALRSTNAPKPSPSRVITIALAAGLALGCYLITWIGGSFLLLILIAWCVVQHGRDHLAGRSVMRLARIMGPAFAMALAIVYPFRNVSMARLQIIGLVAGLGLVIVLAALSALLVRQKIRRLYYPLTIAALAIMAILVARLASPEFFMRVVSEFGRFAPDETVSTITEARPIIFDLHGLTLKPLWEMFTTTFPIALIVLGVLTWRFMRGQDARHTLLLIWSAIVLLAMFGQSRFAYYAAPIVALLVGHFCQGMIAWCWRFKHDADAKRPSPPGVARWSATALVATVLLAAAFIPGLYQLPKAYSYYDGPSPDWRDVLTWLRDNSPQPYGDGAYVRPCPSANEFERNFDATSAYGVMSWWDYGYWINAIARRIPNSNPTQAGAADSARFFLAQDEQTACDILDRLGARYVIMDWLLPRWAPPGGGKVSGKFAAMPLWIGESLAPYYERVIMTEPNGRRVTRFIYYPAYYQSMCARLFVFSGLRIAGPKEPTVYLLGPRGSDGLRAVLGKQIFRRVDEALAFVDAATDGSRVLAGDSPYIPCVPLEPLTRFRLLHQSPTIVATIARRPIAQVRLFEYLPN; from the coding sequence GTGCCACGCGATCAAGAGGACATAGCGCCCGCGATTCCCACCAGACTAATTCGTAATCGCCTGACATGGGCCGTCGCCCTCGTCGTCACCTGTGTCGCGTGTTTCCTGTTAAGGACACAGGCCCTTCATCAATTCATCTTCCCCGCCGAAGGCGTCGTCAACCTCCAGGACAACGATCCCTGGTATCACCTCCGCCTGCTCGAACACCAGATCCCCAACTTCCCCCATCGCCTCGGCCACGATCCTTTCCTCATCCATCCCGGCGGCAGCGGCGTGCCGGTCGGGCCGTTCTTCGACTTGTCGCTTGCCGCCGCAATCAGGCTCTTCGCCGGCGCTTCCCCGTCGCAGCACACCATCGAAACCGCCGCGGCCTATTATCCCCCAATCCTCGCCGTGCTCGTCTGCATCGTGACGTTCTTCGCCGGCGCAGTCATTTTCAATCGCTGGGCCGGGCTCATCGCCGCCGCCACGATCGCCGTCATCCCGGGCCCCTTCTTCATCCGATCAGCGCTCGGCTTCTATGACCATCACGTCATGGAAGTCCTGCTCAGCACTTTGGTACTACTGCTCCTGGTGATCGCCCTCAGATCGACGAACGCCCCGAAACCGTCGCCATCCAGGGTCATAACCATCGCACTCGCCGCCGGGCTCGCGCTCGGCTGTTACCTCATCACCTGGATCGGCGGTAGCTTCCTGCTGCTCATCCTGATCGCATGGTGCGTCGTCCAGCACGGCCGCGATCACCTCGCAGGGCGCAGCGTCATGCGCCTCGCGCGCATCATGGGCCCGGCCTTCGCGATGGCCCTTGCCATCGTCTATCCATTCCGAAACGTCTCAATGGCCCGTCTGCAAATCATCGGCCTCGTCGCAGGGCTTGGACTGGTCATCGTTCTCGCCGCTTTGTCCGCGTTACTTGTGCGGCAAAAAATTCGACGCCTGTATTATCCGCTGACGATCGCTGCGTTGGCGATCATGGCCATACTCGTCGCACGTCTCGCCAGTCCCGAGTTCTTCATGCGCGTTGTTTCGGAATTCGGCAGATTCGCCCCCGACGAGACGGTCTCTACCATCACCGAAGCCCGGCCGATCATCTTCGACCTCCACGGCCTCACCCTCAAGCCGCTCTGGGAGATGTTCACCACGACCTTTCCCATCGCCCTGATCGTCTTGGGCGTGCTCACCTGGCGATTCATGCGCGGCCAGGACGCTCGTCACACTCTGCTGCTCATCTGGAGCGCAATCGTCCTTCTCGCCATGTTCGGCCAATCGCGCTTCGCATACTACGCCGCTCCCATCGTCGCACTGCTCGTCGGGCATTTCTGCCAGGGCATGATCGCGTGGTGCTGGCGATTTAAGCACGACGCTGACGCCAAGCGCCCGTCCCCGCCCGGCGTTGCGAGATGGTCCGCCACCGCGCTTGTCGCGACGGTGCTGCTGGCCGCCGCTTTCATTCCCGGCCTGTATCAACTCCCCAAGGCTTACTCCTACTACGACGGCCCTTCGCCCGACTGGCGCGACGTGCTCACCTGGCTGCGCGACAACTCGCCCCAGCCCTACGGCGACGGCGCCTACGTTCGGCCATGCCCATCGGCGAACGAATTCGAACGCAATTTCGACGCGACGTCCGCCTACGGCGTCATGAGCTGGTGGGATTACGGCTACTGGATCAACGCCATCGCCCGGCGCATCCCCAACAGTAATCCGACACAGGCCGGCGCAGCCGACTCGGCGAGATTCTTCCTCGCCCAGGACGAACAAACCGCCTGCGATATCCTCGACCGCCTTGGCGCACGCTACGTCATCATGGACTGGCTCTTACCTCGCTGGGCGCCGCCCGGCGGCGGCAAGGTCTCCGGCAAGTTTGCTGCGATGCCCCTTTGGATCGGCGAATCGCTTGCCCCGTACTACGAGCGCGTCATCATGACCGAGCCAAACGGTCGGCGCGTCACCCGTTTCATTTACTACCCTGCATATTACCAATCGATGTGCGCCCGGCTCTTCGTCTTCTCCGGCCTGCGCATCGCCGGACCCAAGGAGCCGACCGTATACCTGCTCGGACCGCGTGGCTCGGACGGCCTAAGAGCGGTCCTCGGCAAGCAGATCTTCCGTCGAGTGGATGAGGCGCTCGCATTCGTTGACGCCGCGACCGACGGCAGCCGCGTCCTCGCCGGAGACAGCCCCTACATCCCTTGCGTTCCCCTTGAGCCGCTGACGAGATTTCGCCTCCTCCACCAGTCCCCGACCATCGTCGCCACCATTGCCCGCCGGCCCATCGCCCAGGTCCGCCTTTTCGAATATCTGCCAAACTAA
- a CDS encoding DedA family protein has translation MSIEALFQTYGYPALFVGTFLEGETILILAGFAAHRAYLNIYGVVIVAFLGSMAGDQFWFYLGRRHGRGYIAMRPQWQPKADRVLQLLKDHQIPILLTFRFLYGLRNVTPFVIGASGFSPLRFSALNAFGAAVWAAAFGAAGYHFGNALEAILEDVRHYELAVFAAISLVGFLFWTRRRLSLRTPVQPPRDSRSSTKD, from the coding sequence ATGTCAATCGAAGCACTGTTTCAGACTTACGGCTACCCGGCCTTGTTCGTCGGAACCTTTCTCGAGGGTGAAACCATTCTCATCCTCGCAGGCTTTGCCGCACACCGGGCCTACCTGAATATCTACGGGGTCGTCATTGTTGCGTTCCTCGGGTCGATGGCCGGTGATCAGTTTTGGTTCTACCTCGGTCGCCGGCACGGGCGCGGCTACATCGCAATGCGACCGCAATGGCAACCGAAAGCGGACCGTGTCCTACAGCTTCTCAAAGACCATCAGATTCCCATCCTGCTCACCTTCCGTTTCCTTTACGGCCTTCGCAACGTTACGCCCTTCGTGATTGGTGCCAGCGGATTCAGCCCATTGAGATTTTCCGCCCTCAACGCCTTCGGTGCGGCCGTCTGGGCCGCTGCTTTCGGAGCGGCAGGCTATCACTTCGGGAACGCCCTCGAGGCGATCTTGGAAGACGTCCGCCATTATGAGTTGGCCGTCTTCGCAGCGATCAGCTTGGTCGGATTTCTTTTTTGGACGCGACGAAGGCTTTCGTTAAGGACGCCAGTACAACCGCCTCGCGATTCTCGCTCCTCTACGAAAGACTGA
- a CDS encoding zinc ribbon domain-containing protein translates to MSSEPSPATESTGVEVCAACGAALRQAARYCPNCGQQAADNSKSPQAPRGPVHPNPLRPPPEMSPVAAAMDVFYQFDSAWGGSRLGSESLSLSVLSCGHSLEAVVLEISGVGGRDQAPFRIRREIERLPRGDKVRVEVPSYELPDEPRKLSVTLVSADVSRNTA, encoded by the coding sequence TTGTCTTCCGAGCCATCACCAGCAACTGAATCCACCGGCGTCGAAGTATGTGCCGCCTGTGGCGCCGCGCTTCGCCAGGCCGCTCGCTACTGTCCAAACTGCGGGCAGCAGGCGGCCGATAATTCGAAGTCGCCGCAGGCCCCGCGCGGCCCGGTTCATCCGAACCCGCTCCGCCCGCCGCCGGAAATGAGCCCCGTGGCGGCAGCCATGGACGTGTTTTATCAGTTCGATTCCGCATGGGGCGGCTCGCGCCTCGGCAGCGAATCGCTTTCTCTCAGCGTTCTATCCTGCGGCCATTCTTTAGAGGCCGTAGTGCTCGAGATATCGGGAGTCGGCGGCCGCGATCAGGCGCCCTTCCGCATTCGTCGGGAAATCGAACGGCTGCCGCGCGGCGACAAGGTCCGCGTCGAAGTGCCGTCTTACGAGCTACCGGACGAACCGCGAAAGCTAAGCGTCACCCTCGTCTCGGCCGATGTGAGCAGGAACACTGCATAG
- the galE gene encoding UDP-glucose 4-epimerase GalE, whose protein sequence is MKLFVAGGAGYVGSHTVRTLVDAGHEVVVFDNLSAGHAAAVCPGARLVVGDLEDSILLDDLFGQLRFDAVLHFAAFIEVGESVVSPLKFYHNNVGNSVRLFMAMERHGVKRMVFSSTCATYGTPEKMPINEDTPQNPQSPYARVKLAVEWAMADSAAAWGLGCVALRYFNAAGAAPDATIGEDHDPETHLIPNVLKVALGQREHVMIFGTDYPTPDGTCVRDYVHVDDLAAAHLRAIETAKPGAFRAYNAGTGTGSSVREVVEAARAVTGHAIPVIESPRRPGDVPELCADAGKIKQELGWSARHTDIESIVASAWAWHKSHPKGFEDRQ, encoded by the coding sequence ATGAAATTGTTTGTCGCCGGCGGCGCGGGATACGTGGGGAGTCATACCGTCCGGACCCTCGTTGATGCGGGTCATGAGGTGGTGGTTTTCGACAATCTTTCGGCGGGCCATGCCGCGGCGGTCTGCCCCGGGGCGCGGCTGGTCGTCGGCGATCTGGAAGATTCGATTTTGCTGGATGACCTCTTCGGCCAGTTGCGATTTGACGCGGTGCTTCACTTCGCGGCGTTTATCGAGGTCGGCGAGTCGGTGGTGAGTCCGCTGAAATTCTATCACAACAATGTGGGCAACTCGGTCCGCCTGTTCATGGCGATGGAGCGGCATGGTGTGAAGCGCATGGTGTTCAGTTCGACGTGCGCGACTTACGGCACGCCGGAGAAGATGCCGATCAACGAGGACACGCCGCAGAACCCGCAGAGCCCGTATGCGCGGGTGAAGCTGGCGGTTGAGTGGGCGATGGCGGACTCGGCGGCGGCGTGGGGGTTGGGCTGCGTGGCGCTGCGCTATTTCAATGCCGCAGGCGCGGCACCGGACGCGACAATCGGCGAGGACCACGATCCGGAGACGCATCTGATTCCCAATGTGCTGAAGGTGGCGCTGGGGCAGCGCGAGCATGTGATGATCTTCGGGACGGATTATCCGACGCCGGACGGGACGTGTGTGCGCGACTATGTGCATGTCGATGATCTGGCGGCGGCGCACCTGCGGGCGATTGAGACGGCGAAGCCGGGCGCGTTTCGCGCGTATAACGCGGGCACCGGAACGGGATCGAGCGTTCGGGAAGTGGTCGAAGCGGCGCGTGCGGTGACGGGGCATGCGATTCCGGTCATTGAATCACCACGGCGGCCGGGCGACGTGCCGGAGCTTTGTGCGGACGCCGGCAAGATCAAACAGGAACTCGGCTGGTCCGCGCGGCACACTGATATTGAGAGCATCGTGGCGAGTGCATGGGCATGGCACAAATCGCATCCCAAGGGGTTCGAGGATCGCCAATAG
- a CDS encoding tetratricopeptide repeat protein produces the protein MKPILASKLRRIGVCTLAAAIMPALMGGCGKPRAGFDEVYAEAVREYDAQNYAEALGMFKHAAEIDRERPEPSYFYGLCYMGMADAHFKNDNLPAALRCCDQAVSAFAAAIGAFPGYTRAVQGKADALRLKGKHQAALDIARWAATQSGPQASMLILKGRDLAQSGDIDGAQLSFRQATSVEPENAAAHAELGLFFMRCGNDREAIASLRKAYELDPGAPGVVAALARLGAMTDAPAGK, from the coding sequence ATGAAACCGATTCTAGCATCGAAACTCAGGCGTATCGGAGTGTGCACCCTCGCTGCGGCGATCATGCCGGCATTGATGGGGGGCTGTGGGAAGCCACGCGCGGGGTTTGATGAAGTCTACGCGGAGGCTGTCCGTGAGTACGACGCACAGAACTACGCCGAAGCCCTGGGGATGTTCAAGCACGCCGCCGAGATCGACCGCGAGCGACCCGAGCCCTCTTACTTTTACGGCCTGTGCTATATGGGGATGGCGGACGCCCACTTCAAGAATGACAATTTGCCGGCGGCCCTGCGCTGCTGCGACCAGGCGGTTTCGGCGTTCGCCGCGGCGATCGGCGCCTTTCCCGGCTATACCCGGGCGGTACAAGGGAAGGCGGATGCCCTTCGCCTAAAAGGCAAACACCAGGCGGCGCTGGATATTGCCCGATGGGCGGCGACGCAGTCCGGCCCGCAGGCGTCGATGTTGATTCTCAAGGGTCGAGACCTTGCCCAATCGGGTGACATCGACGGGGCACAGCTTTCATTCCGTCAGGCGACGAGTGTCGAGCCAGAGAATGCGGCAGCTCACGCCGAGCTCGGTTTGTTCTTCATGCGATGCGGGAACGACCGTGAGGCGATTGCATCCTTGCGCAAGGCGTACGAGCTCGATCCCGGCGCTCCTGGTGTCGTGGCTGCGTTGGCTCGCCTGGGTGCGATGACGGACGCCCCGGCGGGCAAGTAG
- the amrS gene encoding AmmeMemoRadiSam system radical SAM enzyme, with amino-acid sequence MAKSTSLKTLLDDNTISASPQLAFPEGDAIRCVACGHRCLIREGRAGVCRVRFNRGGELRVPGGYVAGLQIDPIEKKPFYHAFPGRDALSFGMLGCDFHCGYCQNWVTSQALRDDQAVSLPKFCSAEELARLAVEHNAPVVVSTYNEPLITSEWAVEVFKEARSLGLTCGYVSNGNGTPEVLKFLRPHVDLYKVDLKGFDDKHYRELGGVLSNVLATIESLVAMKFWVEIVTLVIPGFNDSDEELTGIARFLAGVSKNIPWHVTAFHPDYKMDDVERTPAKTLLRAYDIGKAEGLQFVYPGNIHGGVGDRENTYCPACNELIIRRTGFFVKDNRMKSPGKCPSCAAVIPGVWESAAPKKSSGSGIPFPIKAR; translated from the coding sequence ATGGCGAAATCCACCTCACTCAAGACGCTTCTTGACGACAATACGATCTCTGCTTCGCCGCAGCTCGCTTTCCCGGAAGGCGATGCAATTCGATGCGTCGCCTGCGGACATCGTTGTCTCATCCGCGAGGGCCGTGCCGGCGTCTGTCGCGTCCGTTTCAATCGCGGCGGCGAGCTGCGCGTCCCCGGCGGCTATGTCGCAGGCCTGCAGATCGACCCCATCGAGAAGAAGCCCTTCTATCACGCCTTCCCCGGCCGCGACGCGCTTTCTTTCGGAATGCTCGGCTGCGACTTTCATTGCGGCTACTGCCAGAACTGGGTCACCTCCCAGGCCCTTCGTGACGATCAGGCCGTCAGTCTGCCGAAGTTCTGCTCCGCTGAGGAGCTCGCCCGCCTCGCCGTCGAGCACAACGCCCCCGTCGTCGTCTCCACCTACAACGAGCCGCTCATCACCAGCGAATGGGCCGTCGAAGTCTTCAAGGAGGCGCGCAGCCTCGGCCTCACCTGCGGCTACGTCTCCAACGGCAACGGCACCCCCGAAGTGCTGAAGTTCCTCCGCCCCCATGTCGACCTGTACAAGGTGGATCTCAAGGGATTCGACGACAAGCACTACCGCGAGCTCGGCGGCGTACTCTCAAACGTGCTGGCGACCATCGAGAGCCTCGTCGCCATGAAGTTCTGGGTCGAGATCGTCACGCTCGTCATTCCCGGCTTCAACGACAGCGACGAGGAGCTGACCGGCATCGCCCGCTTCCTCGCCGGCGTGTCGAAGAACATCCCCTGGCACGTCACCGCATTTCACCCGGACTACAAAATGGACGACGTCGAACGCACGCCCGCGAAGACGCTCCTCCGCGCCTACGACATCGGCAAGGCAGAGGGCCTCCAATTCGTCTACCCCGGCAACATCCACGGCGGCGTCGGCGATCGTGAAAACACTTACTGCCCCGCCTGCAACGAACTCATCATCCGCCGCACCGGTTTCTTTGTTAAAGATAATCGAATGAAATCCCCGGGCAAGTGCCCGTCTTGCGCCGCCGTCATCCCCGGCGTGTGGGAGTCCGCCGCACCGAAGAAGTCAAGCGGCTCTGGTATTCCCTTCCCAATTAAAGCTCGATAG
- a CDS encoding MBOAT family protein gives MIFSSWLFAAFFTFVFSAYWALPSRGSRHVLLLIASYVFYMTWNPWLVSLIVGSTVLDYCVAIGLDRLASQRNRKLLLVASVIGNLGILALFKYADFFILSLKSLCETAGVHTNLSTLSIILPVGISFYTFQTLSYTIDVYRRRIPATRSFIDFALFVAFFPQLVAGPIVRAADFLPQLRTIKRFDWDRLSSGIVLFLIGLTKKVIIADSLATLVDPVFAQPDRYVTRDLWIAMFCYGGQIFCDFSGYTDMAIAASRVLGFDLCENFRSPYLATSLSDFWRRWHISLSTWLRDYLYIPLGGSRISRWLTYRNLMITMLLGGLWHGASWTFVIWGAIHGTGLALTKWLSSMRPTDDPASAARTESGLARLAQFGTTALCWLSTLLVVHFAWVFFRCQPMIDPMTEKLESTSAALARASFFLKHLFVPTQIAEPLWLMNKAPLLCLLAIMMAIQLYEESIRRGRPRLVLSAPIAGIGYALWIIALTVLAPADITAFIYFQF, from the coding sequence TTGATCTTCTCGAGTTGGCTTTTCGCGGCCTTCTTCACCTTCGTCTTCTCCGCTTACTGGGCCCTGCCGAGCCGAGGTTCCCGGCACGTCCTCCTCCTCATTGCCAGTTACGTCTTTTACATGACCTGGAACCCATGGCTCGTCTCCCTCATTGTCGGTTCCACCGTCCTCGACTACTGCGTCGCCATCGGGCTCGACCGCCTCGCATCGCAGCGCAATCGAAAGCTCCTCCTCGTCGCCAGCGTCATCGGCAACCTCGGCATTCTTGCACTCTTCAAGTACGCCGATTTCTTCATCCTCTCACTGAAATCCCTGTGCGAAACCGCCGGCGTCCATACCAATCTCTCCACCCTCTCGATCATCCTGCCGGTCGGCATCAGCTTCTACACCTTCCAGACCCTGAGCTACACCATCGACGTGTATCGCCGTCGGATTCCCGCCACGCGCTCATTCATCGACTTCGCCCTCTTCGTCGCCTTCTTCCCGCAACTCGTCGCCGGGCCCATCGTGCGCGCCGCGGACTTCCTCCCGCAGCTCCGCACCATCAAGCGATTCGACTGGGACCGCCTGTCGTCTGGCATCGTTCTCTTCCTCATCGGGCTCACCAAAAAAGTCATCATTGCCGACTCCCTCGCCACCCTCGTCGATCCCGTCTTCGCCCAGCCCGATCGCTACGTCACGCGCGACCTGTGGATCGCCATGTTCTGTTACGGCGGGCAGATATTCTGCGACTTCTCCGGCTATACCGACATGGCCATTGCCGCCTCCCGCGTGCTCGGCTTTGACCTTTGCGAGAACTTTCGCAGCCCCTACCTCGCCACGAGCCTCTCCGATTTCTGGCGACGCTGGCACATCTCGCTTTCCACCTGGCTCCGCGACTATCTCTACATTCCGCTTGGTGGCTCTCGCATCTCGCGCTGGCTGACCTATCGCAATCTCATGATCACCATGCTCCTCGGCGGCCTCTGGCATGGCGCAAGCTGGACTTTTGTCATTTGGGGCGCAATCCACGGCACGGGGCTCGCGCTCACCAAATGGCTGAGCAGCATGCGCCCGACCGATGATCCTGCGAGTGCCGCCCGCACGGAGTCAGGTCTCGCTCGACTGGCCCAATTCGGAACCACGGCCCTGTGCTGGCTCTCGACGCTGCTCGTCGTCCACTTCGCGTGGGTGTTCTTCCGCTGCCAGCCGATGATCGACCCCATGACTGAAAAACTCGAGTCCACCTCCGCCGCTCTCGCCCGCGCCAGCTTCTTCCTCAAACATCTGTTCGTGCCGACCCAGATCGCCGAACCGTTGTGGCTGATGAACAAAGCCCCGCTGCTATGCCTGCTTGCCATCATGATGGCCATTCAGTTGTACGAAGAATCGATCCGCCGAGGCCGGCCCCGCCTCGTCCTAAGTGCCCCCATCGCAGGCATCGGTTACGCACTTTGGATCATCGCCCTGACCGTCCTCGCCCCCGCCGACATCACGGCGTTCATCTATTTTCAATTCTGA
- a CDS encoding DUF1003 domain-containing protein produces MNHAHPHRFTCQVCGKEKSKSHIVPAGFVREAIGAEIRKDHPEWGPDGYICLEDLNRYRAEYVSHLLEDERGEMTHLENMVVKSLHDEAILSRNVNDQFDRQRTIGERLSDRLAEFGGSWTFIITFGFILMAWITINSIAALSRPFDPYPYILLNLVLSCLAAMQAPIIMMSQNRQEEKDRLRAENDYRINLKAELEIRQLHAKIDQLVAHQWQRLLEIQQVQMEMLGGNGPTSQRGKDG; encoded by the coding sequence ATGAACCACGCCCACCCCCATCGATTCACGTGTCAGGTTTGCGGCAAAGAGAAGAGTAAGAGCCATATCGTTCCGGCCGGTTTTGTTCGAGAAGCGATCGGAGCGGAGATTCGCAAGGATCATCCCGAGTGGGGGCCTGACGGTTACATCTGCCTCGAGGACCTGAATCGGTATCGGGCGGAATATGTGTCGCACCTGCTCGAGGATGAGCGCGGCGAGATGACGCATCTGGAGAATATGGTCGTCAAGAGTCTGCACGATGAGGCGATATTAAGCCGCAACGTGAACGATCAGTTCGATCGGCAACGGACGATAGGCGAGCGCTTGTCGGACCGGCTGGCGGAATTCGGGGGAAGCTGGACGTTTATCATCACGTTTGGATTCATCCTGATGGCGTGGATCACGATCAATTCGATCGCCGCCTTATCACGACCGTTCGATCCGTATCCCTACATACTGCTGAATCTGGTGCTGTCATGCCTGGCGGCGATGCAGGCGCCCATCATCATGATGAGTCAGAACCGGCAGGAGGAGAAGGACCGGCTGCGGGCGGAGAACGACTATCGCATCAATCTGAAGGCCGAGCTGGAGATTCGCCAGTTGCACGCGAAAATCGACCAGCTAGTCGCGCATCAGTGGCAGCGATTGCTTGAGATTCAGCAGGTTCAGATGGAGATGCTCGGAGGCAACGGTCCAACCAGTCAGCGAGGTAAAGACGGTTGA